One window of Saccharopolyspora phatthalungensis genomic DNA carries:
- a CDS encoding sirohydrochlorin chelatase, which translates to MTAPLVAVAHGSRDPRSAATIHALLDVVRSMRPDLDVRVAFLDLSAPRVGDVLSAVHGDGHSAAVVVPLLLGRAFHARVDVPAAVAEAERRYPRFRVHVADVLGPDPRLDEAAWRRLAEAGVSPEDRRLGVVLAGAGSSHAPANRLVAAVAERWQGKTSWTGAVAAFAAAAEPAVPAAIEALRARGARRFAVASWFLAPGLLPDRISAQARQHAGGPLIATPMADDAGVAELVLRRYADALAAATSPLRLPTAL; encoded by the coding sequence ATGACCGCCCCGCTGGTGGCTGTCGCGCATGGCAGCCGGGACCCGCGCTCGGCCGCGACGATCCATGCCCTGCTGGACGTGGTCCGGTCGATGCGCCCGGATCTCGACGTGCGCGTGGCGTTCCTGGACCTGTCGGCACCGCGCGTCGGCGACGTGCTCAGCGCGGTGCACGGCGACGGGCATTCCGCCGCGGTGGTCGTTCCGCTGCTGCTCGGCCGGGCCTTCCACGCGCGCGTCGACGTGCCCGCGGCGGTGGCCGAGGCGGAGCGGCGGTATCCGCGATTCCGGGTGCACGTCGCCGACGTGCTGGGGCCGGACCCGCGACTGGACGAAGCGGCGTGGCGGCGGCTGGCCGAAGCCGGGGTGTCACCGGAAGACCGGCGACTGGGCGTCGTGCTGGCCGGTGCGGGATCGTCGCACGCCCCGGCGAACCGGCTCGTCGCCGCCGTTGCCGAGCGCTGGCAAGGGAAAACATCCTGGACTGGGGCCGTAGCGGCGTTCGCGGCGGCCGCCGAACCTGCCGTCCCGGCGGCGATCGAGGCCCTGCGCGCTCGCGGTGCCCGGCGTTTCGCGGTCGCTTCCTGGTTCCTGGCACCGGGCCTGCTGCCGGACCGGATCAGCGCGCAGGCCCGGCAGCATGCGGGTGGCCCGCTGATCGCGACACCGATGGCCGACGATGCGGGAGTCGCCGAACTGGTCCTGCGCCGCTATGCCGACGCGCTTGCGGCGGCGACCAGCCCGCTGCGACTGCCCACTGCGCTGTGA
- a CDS encoding nitrite/sulfite reductase — translation MVPPTEAPARPARKRKTRGEGQWALGYREPLNANERSKKDDNPLNVRQRIETIYAHRGFDSIDPADLRGRFRWWGLYTQRAPGIPGARTGTIEPEALDDRYFMLRVRIDGGALTTEQLRTVGEISQTYARDTADITDRQNIQLHWVRVEDMPTIWQKLEAVGLSTTEACGDCPRVVLGSPVAGIAADEIVDATPAIKEISERFIGDRSLSNLPRKFKTAISGSPRWDTVPEINDVSLVGVVHPEHGPGFDLWVGGGLSTNPKLAVRLGAWVPLDEVAEVWHGVVQIFRDYGYRRLRHRARIKFLVADWGAEKFRQVLEDEYLGRKLLDGPAPETPAGHRDHIGVHPQADGNFYVGAKSAAGRVSGSTLMAVAKAAERVGSGRIRTTVEQNLLVLDVPKSEVDGLVAELANLGLRSDPSPWRRNVMACTGIEFCKLAIVETKQRAIALVNDLEERLADIQGDVTDPVTINLNGCPNACARTQVADIGLKGQMVPDANGEQVEGFQVHLGGGLGQDAGFGRKIRGHKVTSAELGDYVERLVRRYLDQRAAGERFAQWVARAEEDDLK, via the coding sequence ATGGTCCCCCCGACGGAAGCCCCTGCTCGTCCCGCCCGCAAACGCAAGACGCGCGGCGAGGGCCAGTGGGCGCTCGGCTACCGTGAGCCGCTCAACGCCAACGAGCGCTCCAAGAAGGACGACAATCCGCTGAACGTTCGGCAGCGCATCGAGACGATCTACGCCCACCGCGGCTTCGACTCGATCGACCCGGCCGACCTGCGGGGTCGTTTCCGGTGGTGGGGCTTGTACACCCAGCGCGCCCCGGGCATCCCCGGCGCGCGCACCGGCACGATCGAGCCCGAAGCGCTCGATGACCGCTACTTCATGCTGCGGGTCCGCATCGACGGCGGTGCGCTGACCACCGAGCAGCTGCGCACCGTCGGTGAGATCTCGCAGACCTACGCGCGCGACACCGCCGACATCACCGACCGGCAGAACATCCAGCTGCACTGGGTGCGGGTCGAGGACATGCCGACGATCTGGCAGAAGCTGGAGGCCGTCGGGCTGTCCACCACCGAGGCCTGCGGCGACTGCCCCCGCGTGGTGCTGGGTTCGCCGGTGGCCGGCATCGCGGCCGACGAGATCGTCGACGCCACCCCGGCGATCAAGGAGATTTCCGAGCGGTTCATCGGCGACCGGTCGCTGTCCAACCTGCCGCGCAAGTTCAAGACCGCGATCTCCGGTTCGCCGCGCTGGGACACGGTGCCCGAGATCAACGACGTCTCGCTGGTCGGCGTCGTGCACCCGGAGCACGGGCCCGGCTTCGACCTGTGGGTCGGCGGCGGCCTGTCGACGAACCCGAAGCTGGCGGTGCGGCTGGGCGCCTGGGTGCCGCTCGACGAGGTCGCCGAGGTGTGGCACGGCGTGGTGCAGATCTTCCGCGACTACGGCTACCGGCGGTTGCGGCACCGCGCCCGGATCAAGTTCCTGGTCGCCGACTGGGGCGCGGAGAAGTTCCGCCAGGTGCTGGAGGACGAATACCTGGGCCGCAAGCTGCTCGATGGCCCCGCGCCGGAAACACCGGCCGGCCACCGCGACCACATCGGGGTGCACCCGCAGGCCGACGGCAATTTCTACGTCGGCGCGAAGTCCGCGGCCGGCCGGGTCAGTGGTTCCACGCTGATGGCGGTCGCCAAGGCCGCCGAGCGGGTCGGTTCCGGCCGCATCCGCACCACCGTCGAGCAGAACCTGCTGGTCCTCGACGTCCCGAAGTCCGAAGTGGACGGTCTGGTCGCGGAACTGGCCAACCTGGGCCTGCGGTCCGACCCGTCGCCGTGGCGGCGCAACGTGATGGCCTGCACCGGTATCGAGTTCTGCAAGCTGGCCATCGTGGAGACCAAGCAGCGGGCGATCGCGCTGGTCAATGACCTGGAAGAGCGACTGGCCGACATCCAGGGCGATGTCACCGACCCGGTGACGATCAACCTCAACGGCTGCCCGAACGCCTGCGCCCGCACGCAGGTCGCCGACATCGGCCTGAAGGGTCAGATGGTCCCGGACGCCAACGGCGAACAGGTCGAGGGCTTCCAGGTGCACCTGGGCGGCGGACTCGGCCAGGACGCCGGCTTCGGCCGCAAGATCCGCGGCCACAAGGTCACCTCCGCCGAGCTCGGGGATTACGTGGAGCGCTTGGTGCGCCGCTACCTGGACCAGCGCGCCGCCGGCGAGCGCTTCGCGCAGTGGGTCGCCCGGGCCGAGGAAGACGACCTCAAGTGA
- the cysD gene encoding sulfate adenylyltransferase subunit CysD has protein sequence MTTVELPNDLADAPPQVDNLDALESEAIHIFREVAGEFDRPVILFSGGKDSTVLVHLALKAFWPAPVPFPLLHVDTGHNFSEVLAFRDELVERHDLRLVVASVQDYIDDGRLRERPDGTRNPLQTTPLLDGISENRFDAVFGGGRRDEERARAKERIFSLRNAFGQWDPRRQRPELWNLYNGKHRPGEHVRVFPLSNWTELDVWRYIQREKIELPELYYAHRREVYQRDGMWLTAGPWGGPREGEVPATKTVRYRTVGDGSCTGAVESEAYTVDDVIAEVAASRLTERGATRADDRLSEAAMEDRKREGYF, from the coding sequence ATGACCACAGTCGAGTTGCCGAACGATCTGGCCGACGCGCCGCCGCAGGTGGACAACCTGGACGCGCTGGAGTCCGAGGCGATCCACATCTTCCGCGAGGTGGCCGGGGAATTCGACCGGCCGGTGATCCTGTTCTCCGGCGGCAAGGACTCCACGGTGCTGGTGCACTTGGCGCTGAAGGCGTTCTGGCCGGCGCCGGTGCCGTTCCCGCTGCTGCACGTCGACACCGGGCACAACTTTTCGGAGGTGCTGGCCTTCCGCGACGAACTGGTGGAGCGGCACGACCTGCGGCTGGTGGTCGCGTCGGTGCAGGACTACATCGACGACGGCCGGCTGCGGGAACGCCCCGACGGCACGCGCAACCCGCTGCAGACCACGCCGCTGCTGGACGGCATCAGCGAGAACCGGTTCGACGCGGTCTTCGGCGGCGGCCGGCGAGATGAGGAGCGGGCTCGCGCCAAGGAACGGATCTTCAGCCTGCGCAACGCCTTCGGGCAGTGGGACCCGCGCCGCCAGCGGCCCGAGTTGTGGAACCTGTACAACGGCAAGCACCGGCCCGGCGAGCACGTCCGGGTGTTCCCGCTGTCGAACTGGACCGAGCTGGACGTCTGGCGCTACATCCAGCGGGAGAAGATCGAGCTGCCGGAGCTCTACTACGCGCACCGCCGCGAGGTGTACCAGCGCGACGGCATGTGGCTGACCGCTGGGCCCTGGGGCGGTCCGCGCGAGGGCGAGGTGCCGGCGACCAAGACCGTGCGCTACCGCACCGTGGGCGACGGTTCCTGCACCGGCGCGGTGGAATCCGAGGCGTACACAGTGGACGATGTGATCGCCGAGGTCGCCGCCAGCCGGCTTACCGAGCGCGGCGCGACGCGCGCCGACGACCGCCTCTCCGAAGCCGCCATGGAAGACCGCAAGCGCGAGGGCTACTTCTGA
- a CDS encoding putative leader peptide yields the protein MGATLPRLLLVTRRYVDLRRVSSALCRAKD from the coding sequence ATGGGTGCGACCTTGCCGAGGCTCCTGCTGGTCACCCGCCGCTATGTGGACCTGCGGCGAGTGTCCAGCGCGCTGTGCCGCGCCAAGGATTGA
- a CDS encoding sulfate adenylyltransferase subunit 1, which produces MTETTTRTAPDSGTEVTLPVHTDLLRLATAGSVDDGKSTLVGRLLHDTKSVLADQLDAVRRASADRGLATPDLSLLVDGLRAEREQGITIDVAYRYFATPKRTFVLADTPGHVQYTRNTVTGASTAQLAVLLVDARKGVIEQTRRHAAVLALLGVPQLVLAINKIDMVGFDEAVFTRIAAEFTAHARALGYRDDAVTTIPVSALLGDNVVERSANTPWYSGPSLLEHLESVPVAPDPHDAPFRMPVQYVIRPRTVEYPDYRGYAGQVAAGVVAEGDEVVVLPAGVRTRVSKVDTPDGSKPRAAAGHSVTLLLADDVDVSRGDLIAAADAPPQLTDELDATVCWLAEKPLTPAAKVLVKHGTRTVPAIVTDLSARFDEQQLSSVERPDSLQLNEIGRVQLRTAEPLPVDEYAASRRTGSFLVIDPADGTTLAAGLIGVPLAPLAAASE; this is translated from the coding sequence ATGACCGAGACGACCACCCGCACCGCGCCGGACAGCGGCACCGAGGTGACCCTGCCGGTGCACACCGACCTGTTGCGGTTGGCCACCGCCGGGTCCGTCGACGACGGCAAGAGCACTTTGGTCGGGCGGCTGCTGCACGACACCAAGTCGGTGCTGGCCGACCAGCTCGACGCCGTGCGGCGGGCCAGCGCGGACCGCGGTCTGGCGACCCCGGACCTGTCGCTGCTGGTGGACGGCCTGCGCGCGGAGCGCGAGCAGGGCATCACCATCGATGTGGCCTACCGGTACTTCGCCACGCCCAAACGCACCTTCGTGCTCGCCGACACTCCCGGTCACGTGCAGTACACCCGGAACACGGTCACCGGCGCCTCGACCGCCCAGCTGGCGGTGCTGCTGGTGGACGCGCGCAAGGGGGTCATCGAGCAGACCCGGCGGCACGCCGCCGTGCTGGCGCTGCTGGGCGTGCCCCAGCTGGTGCTGGCCATCAACAAGATCGACATGGTCGGATTCGACGAGGCGGTGTTCACCCGCATCGCCGCCGAATTCACCGCGCACGCCCGGGCCCTGGGTTACCGCGACGACGCCGTGACGACCATCCCGGTGTCCGCGCTGCTCGGCGACAACGTGGTCGAGCGCTCCGCGAACACGCCCTGGTACAGCGGGCCTTCGCTGCTGGAGCACCTGGAAAGCGTGCCGGTGGCACCGGACCCGCACGATGCGCCGTTCCGGATGCCGGTGCAGTACGTGATCCGGCCGCGCACCGTGGAGTACCCGGACTACCGCGGCTACGCGGGCCAGGTCGCCGCCGGGGTCGTCGCCGAGGGCGACGAGGTCGTCGTGCTGCCCGCCGGGGTGCGCACCCGGGTGTCCAAGGTGGACACTCCGGACGGTTCGAAACCGCGCGCCGCCGCCGGGCACTCCGTCACGCTGCTGCTGGCCGACGACGTGGACGTCTCGCGCGGCGACCTGATCGCCGCCGCGGACGCGCCGCCGCAGTTGACCGACGAGCTCGACGCCACGGTTTGCTGGCTGGCCGAGAAGCCGCTGACCCCGGCTGCCAAGGTGCTGGTCAAGCACGGCACCCGCACCGTGCCGGCAATCGTAACGGACCTGTCGGCCCGCTTCGACGAGCAGCAGCTGTCGAGTGTGGAGAGACCGGATTCGTTACAGCTCAACGAAATCGGCCGGGTGCAACTGCGCACCGCGGAGCCGCTGCCCGTCGACGAATACGCCGCGAGCCGGCGCACCGGATCGTTCCTGGTGATCGACCCCGCCGACGGCACTACGCTGGCCGCCGGGCTGATCGGGGTGCCGTTGGCGCCGTTGGCCGCCGCGTCGGAGTGA
- a CDS encoding type VII secretion system-associated protein has product MNTQQPSRPVITPSMREQAMKQPNTWLYVVDPIFTDPNAEVPPWGFIGGYRVDEQGEITDDFSPNPNYRPSPVALRLPAPTNDVERALQLTTTGYAQGHALLTAMLDAELILFAQPQGNGLFTVVHESGRRQLQVFTSEAFLPPNWTTWQRMTGRQLAAHNLTGVDVQVNPTSPVKARLPAEDLIKAAAAVPPKVPVHSPANGNPAIAPSGAAPNPPATQAPRPAEPSEQPAPKPPEDPAETEFGRRFLGSMLAGAIGDALGAPVEFFPVDQIRSRFGAMGVTEYDRTGEQPGEFTDDTQMTLFTLEGLIRGHIVARTAGADTPLSAIQLAYQRWLHTQGYAWMQAAGPFTMSHPQPDGWLIEQRDLFAVRSPNSSCIAALREFASVGAPGAFDRPINDAQDCGGVVRAAPVALWSDDPKQVFELAAATAALTYSQPNGYLPAGVLAVVVHRLLREETLADAVRQARELLVQYRGHEDTEHALQAAEELARQGKPSPEQITDALGGGWAGHEALAIAVCAALSTDTIAAALMVAVNHSGDSDSTAAICGNIVGARYGAPSVPGVWLRDLKQREIVEALTKDALLEFSATPPNGDAWAARYPAAKDMSELVFTSALPPADAAPTPLAEPADAPVEPIAPEASAIPLDIAVQAGAEVPASRPQENPPVPEPGSGAHAAPMETAVQADTTLAVAAEPAGVDAVDLRANRVLGLLLGGAAGDALGYPIEDDSLEDIRRKYGADGLTDFVDAHRPGGSISDETQMTLFTLDGLIRAHIRRRLFGENVPTTQVQHAYQRWLHTQGFDWKDAGGPLAAYPPDGWLIKQKALFARRTPGATCIQALHGYANGNEQGSFTNRLNDSKGSGGVVRAAPAGLWSTDSAEAFQVGAMTAVLTHGHPSGYLPAGALAVIIQQLLDGRSLPEAVDRALTELSRWDGHEETSAALRKAIELATAGTPTPEQIHGLLGEGWFAEQALAIAVCAALTHPESFAGAVIMAANHSGDSASTAAICGNIMGAAHTADAVPLIWLDKLELREVIEGLADDAIREFGLNPPTGAEWLQRYPVGDAEPAEQSREDVFESPAPRHGIEAERPEYAAATRFSEPESVVMEPVLETPAADGPVESPAANAAVEDPVTEDPVPEDSLAEDPVTAAPVAETHAPEGPISETPISEGPVSEGPVGEAEFEATADPVSPAVAASVVAPPVASAAAEAVDDADDGLSDEELRLLAAWRKFRDNDGNPADLTQDLHKLLVEAFGAERAAQLIGEAAAEPEAEAELAAETQVRLSRRERLEGCVLGSAVGDALGAPWMFTDLSTILDANPEGVRELAEAFGRRGAATAYTQQAAFVLDALIRARIRPTLRGVNAHRPSMVRSTLLHWMHTQGAQVSNLPLGELAETLPLGVLAETEVLRAQRFPDEATLTALARFADRRETPTPGNPPNSARTAAATVRGAVVGFAVAEPHEAISLGAEIAVVTHGHPDGYLPAGALAGLVCALGKGQTLAEAVQSVLAELAQMEGADTTAQGLRSAVEIASNGPASPALFDELGLGWNAPEALAIAVAAALSHPNSFADAVALAATHAGNTAATAAICGSLLGTARGFGQIPETWVDELELREVLAQLATDEHRAQTEISTDEPLPEWARRYPG; this is encoded by the coding sequence ATGAACACGCAGCAGCCGAGTCGGCCGGTCATCACACCGAGCATGCGAGAACAGGCCATGAAGCAGCCGAACACCTGGCTGTACGTGGTCGACCCGATCTTCACCGACCCGAACGCCGAGGTGCCGCCGTGGGGTTTCATCGGCGGCTACCGGGTTGACGAGCAGGGCGAGATCACCGACGACTTCTCCCCGAATCCGAACTACCGGCCGTCCCCGGTCGCGCTGCGGCTACCCGCGCCGACCAACGACGTCGAACGCGCCCTGCAACTCACCACCACCGGGTACGCGCAGGGACACGCGCTGTTGACCGCGATGCTGGACGCCGAGCTGATCCTGTTCGCGCAGCCGCAGGGCAACGGGCTGTTCACGGTGGTGCACGAATCGGGCCGTCGGCAGCTGCAGGTGTTCACCTCGGAAGCGTTCTTGCCGCCGAACTGGACGACCTGGCAGCGAATGACCGGTCGACAGCTGGCCGCGCACAACCTCACCGGCGTCGATGTGCAGGTCAACCCGACCAGCCCGGTCAAGGCCCGGCTCCCCGCCGAGGACCTGATCAAGGCGGCTGCCGCCGTGCCGCCGAAGGTGCCGGTGCACTCCCCGGCGAACGGCAACCCGGCGATCGCGCCGTCCGGCGCCGCCCCGAATCCGCCCGCGACGCAAGCGCCGAGGCCGGCGGAGCCGAGCGAGCAGCCTGCGCCGAAGCCGCCGGAAGATCCCGCCGAAACCGAGTTCGGCCGCCGGTTCCTCGGCTCGATGCTGGCCGGGGCGATCGGCGATGCGCTCGGCGCGCCGGTGGAGTTCTTCCCGGTGGACCAGATCCGCAGCCGGTTCGGCGCGATGGGCGTCACCGAGTACGACCGCACCGGCGAGCAACCGGGCGAGTTCACCGACGACACCCAGATGACGCTGTTCACCCTGGAAGGCCTCATCCGCGGGCACATCGTCGCCCGCACCGCCGGGGCCGACACCCCGCTTTCCGCGATCCAGCTGGCCTACCAGCGCTGGCTGCACACCCAGGGCTACGCGTGGATGCAGGCCGCCGGGCCGTTCACGATGAGCCACCCCCAGCCCGACGGCTGGCTGATCGAGCAGCGCGACCTGTTCGCCGTGCGCTCGCCGAACAGCAGCTGCATCGCCGCGCTGCGCGAGTTCGCCTCGGTCGGCGCGCCGGGCGCCTTCGACCGGCCGATCAACGACGCGCAGGACTGCGGCGGCGTGGTCCGGGCGGCGCCGGTCGCGCTCTGGTCCGACGACCCCAAGCAGGTCTTCGAGCTCGCGGCCGCCACCGCGGCCCTGACCTACTCGCAGCCCAACGGCTACCTGCCGGCGGGCGTGCTGGCGGTGGTGGTGCACCGATTGCTGCGCGAAGAGACGTTGGCAGACGCGGTGCGACAGGCTCGCGAACTGCTCGTGCAATACCGGGGGCATGAAGACACCGAGCACGCGTTGCAGGCTGCCGAAGAGCTTGCCCGGCAAGGGAAACCGAGCCCGGAGCAGATCACAGACGCATTGGGTGGCGGTTGGGCCGGGCACGAGGCGCTGGCCATCGCGGTGTGCGCGGCGTTGAGCACCGACACCATCGCCGCCGCGCTGATGGTGGCCGTGAACCATTCCGGCGACAGCGACTCCACTGCGGCGATCTGTGGCAACATCGTCGGCGCCCGCTACGGCGCCCCCTCGGTGCCGGGCGTCTGGCTACGGGATCTCAAGCAGCGAGAGATCGTCGAAGCCTTGACGAAGGACGCCTTGCTGGAGTTCAGCGCGACACCGCCGAACGGCGACGCGTGGGCCGCGCGTTACCCGGCCGCGAAGGACATGTCGGAGCTGGTGTTCACCTCCGCCCTGCCGCCGGCGGACGCGGCGCCGACTCCGCTCGCCGAGCCCGCCGACGCACCGGTCGAACCGATCGCGCCGGAGGCATCCGCGATTCCATTGGACATCGCGGTCCAGGCGGGCGCGGAGGTTCCCGCGAGCAGACCCCAGGAGAACCCCCCTGTCCCCGAGCCCGGGAGCGGGGCCCACGCAGCTCCAATGGAAACCGCGGTCCAGGCGGACACGACGCTCGCGGTCGCAGCCGAACCCGCGGGAGTCGATGCCGTCGATCTACGAGCGAACCGGGTCCTGGGCTTGCTGCTCGGCGGCGCCGCCGGTGACGCGCTCGGCTACCCGATCGAGGACGACTCGCTGGAGGACATCCGCCGCAAATACGGCGCGGACGGCCTGACCGATTTCGTCGACGCGCACCGGCCCGGGGGCTCGATCAGCGACGAGACCCAGATGACGCTGTTCACCCTGGACGGCCTCATCCGGGCCCACATCCGCCGTCGGCTCTTCGGCGAAAACGTGCCGACCACCCAGGTGCAGCACGCCTATCAGCGCTGGCTGCACACGCAGGGCTTCGACTGGAAGGACGCCGGTGGTCCGCTGGCCGCGTATCCGCCGGACGGCTGGCTGATCAAGCAGAAGGCCCTGTTCGCGCGCCGTACGCCCGGCGCCACCTGCATCCAGGCGCTGCATGGCTACGCCAACGGCAACGAGCAGGGCTCGTTCACCAACCGGCTCAACGACTCGAAGGGCAGCGGCGGGGTAGTGCGGGCCGCTCCCGCCGGGTTGTGGTCCACCGACTCCGCCGAGGCGTTCCAGGTCGGCGCGATGACCGCGGTGCTGACCCACGGCCACCCCAGCGGCTACCTGCCCGCCGGAGCGCTCGCGGTGATCATCCAGCAACTGCTGGATGGCCGGTCGCTGCCGGAGGCCGTGGACCGCGCCCTCACCGAACTGTCCAGATGGGACGGACATGAGGAGACCAGCGCCGCGCTGCGCAAGGCGATCGAGCTGGCCACCGCGGGCACCCCGACGCCGGAGCAGATCCACGGGCTGCTCGGCGAGGGCTGGTTCGCAGAGCAGGCCCTGGCGATCGCGGTGTGCGCGGCGCTGACCCACCCCGAGTCGTTCGCGGGCGCGGTGATCATGGCCGCCAACCATTCCGGAGACAGCGCCTCGACCGCGGCGATCTGCGGCAACATCATGGGCGCGGCGCACACCGCGGACGCGGTCCCGCTGATCTGGCTCGACAAGCTTGAACTGCGCGAGGTCATCGAGGGGCTCGCCGACGACGCGATCCGGGAGTTCGGCCTCAACCCGCCGACGGGCGCGGAGTGGCTGCAGCGCTACCCGGTCGGCGACGCCGAGCCCGCCGAGCAATCGCGGGAGGACGTCTTCGAATCGCCGGCCCCGCGGCACGGCATCGAGGCCGAAAGACCCGAGTATGCAGCGGCAACGCGGTTTTCGGAGCCCGAATCGGTCGTCATGGAGCCAGTGCTGGAAACCCCGGCCGCCGACGGCCCGGTCGAGTCCCCCGCCGCGAACGCCGCCGTCGAAGACCCAGTCACAGAAGACCCAGTCCCAGAAGACTCGCTCGCAGAAGACCCGGTCACAGCGGCCCCCGTCGCGGAAACCCACGCCCCGGAGGGCCCAATCTCAGAGACCCCAATCTCAGAGGGTCCAGTGTCAGAGGGCCCGGTCGGGGAGGCCGAATTCGAGGCAACCGCCGACCCGGTTTCTCCGGCCGTAGCGGCCTCCGTCGTCGCGCCGCCAGTCGCGTCGGCCGCGGCCGAAGCCGTCGACGATGCCGACGACGGCTTGTCGGACGAGGAACTCCGGTTGCTCGCCGCGTGGCGCAAGTTCCGCGACAATGACGGTAACCCCGCCGACCTCACGCAGGACCTGCACAAGCTGCTCGTCGAGGCATTCGGCGCCGAACGCGCGGCCCAGCTGATCGGTGAGGCCGCGGCCGAGCCGGAAGCCGAGGCCGAGCTCGCCGCCGAGACCCAGGTGCGGCTCAGCCGCCGCGAACGGCTCGAAGGCTGTGTGCTGGGCAGCGCCGTCGGCGATGCGCTCGGCGCGCCGTGGATGTTCACCGACCTGAGCACGATCCTGGACGCGAACCCGGAAGGCGTGCGGGAGCTGGCCGAGGCTTTCGGCCGTCGCGGCGCGGCCACCGCCTACACGCAGCAGGCAGCGTTCGTGCTCGACGCTCTGATCCGCGCGCGGATCCGCCCGACCCTGCGCGGTGTCAACGCGCACCGGCCCTCAATGGTGCGCTCGACGTTGCTGCACTGGATGCACACCCAGGGCGCGCAGGTGTCCAACCTGCCACTCGGCGAGCTCGCCGAGACCCTGCCGCTCGGAGTCCTCGCGGAGACCGAAGTCCTGCGTGCGCAGCGGTTCCCGGACGAGGCGACCCTGACCGCGTTGGCCCGCTTCGCCGACCGTCGCGAGACCCCGACGCCGGGCAACCCGCCCAACTCCGCGCGGACCGCGGCTGCCACGGTGCGTGGCGCGGTGGTGGGTTTCGCGGTCGCTGAGCCGCATGAGGCGATCTCGCTCGGTGCGGAGATCGCGGTGGTCACCCACGGTCATCCAGACGGGTACCTGCCCGCCGGCGCGCTGGCCGGGCTGGTGTGCGCACTGGGCAAGGGGCAGACCCTCGCCGAAGCCGTGCAATCGGTGCTGGCCGAATTGGCCCAGATGGAAGGTGCCGATACCACCGCGCAGGGCTTGCGCTCGGCGGTCGAGATCGCTAGCAACGGCCCTGCCTCGCCTGCCCTGTTCGACGAGCTGGGCCTGGGCTGGAATGCGCCGGAGGCGCTGGCCATCGCCGTCGCAGCGGCGCTTTCGCACCCGAACTCCTTCGCCGACGCGGTGGCGCTGGCCGCCACCCACGCCGGGAACACCGCAGCCACCGCGGCCATCTGCGGCAGCTTGCTCGGAACTGCCCGTGGTTTCGGGCAGATTCCGGAAACCTGGGTCGATGAACTGGAGCTGCGGGAAGTCCTGGCGCAACTGGCGACCGACGAGCATCGCGCCCAGACGGAGATCTCCACCGACGAGCCGCTGCCCGAATGGGCGCGGCGCTACCCCGGATAA
- a CDS encoding phosphoadenylyl-sulfate reductase: protein MTADTTTNIGSRRGDDELRALVEQAAARLAEASAEEALRWAVDTFGDGLIVASNMQDAVLVDLAAKAKPGVEILFLETGYHFAETIGTRDAVAQVYDVNIVNAIPAQTVAEQDASEGPRLFERDPNRCCFLRKVVPLRNTLARYEAWVTGVRRVEAPTRANTPIVTWDERNNLVKINPLAAWSDDDMQHYIDEHGVLVNPLVQAGYPSIGCQPCTAKPAPGADPRSGRWAGSAKTECGLHG from the coding sequence ATGACTGCCGACACCACCACGAACATCGGCTCCCGGCGCGGCGACGACGAGCTGCGCGCATTGGTCGAGCAGGCCGCGGCGCGGTTGGCCGAGGCCAGTGCCGAGGAAGCCCTGCGCTGGGCCGTCGACACCTTCGGCGACGGGCTGATCGTCGCGTCGAACATGCAGGACGCGGTGCTGGTCGACCTGGCGGCCAAGGCCAAGCCGGGCGTGGAGATCCTGTTCCTGGAGACCGGCTACCACTTCGCCGAGACCATCGGCACCCGCGACGCCGTCGCGCAGGTCTACGACGTCAACATCGTCAACGCCATCCCCGCGCAGACCGTCGCCGAGCAGGACGCCAGCGAGGGCCCGCGGCTGTTCGAGCGGGATCCGAACCGCTGCTGCTTCCTGCGCAAGGTGGTGCCACTGCGCAACACCCTGGCCCGCTACGAGGCGTGGGTAACCGGAGTGCGCCGGGTGGAGGCGCCGACGCGCGCCAACACGCCGATCGTGACCTGGGACGAGCGCAACAACCTGGTCAAGATCAATCCGCTGGCCGCCTGGTCCGACGACGACATGCAGCACTACATCGACGAGCACGGCGTGCTGGTCAACCCGCTGGTGCAGGCCGGTTACCCGTCGATCGGGTGCCAGCCCTGCACCGCCAAACCCGCGCCCGGCGCCGACCCGCGCAGCGGGCGCTGGGCGGGCAGCGCCAAGACCGAGTGCGGACTGCACGGCTGA